The Setaria viridis chromosome 6, Setaria_viridis_v4.0, whole genome shotgun sequence genome contains a region encoding:
- the LOC117859623 gene encoding mediator of RNA polymerase II transcription subunit 15a isoform X1: MDGAANWRPTQGADPAAVAAAGGVDPNAAAPAGGDWRTQLQPEARSRIVNKIMETLKKHLPVSVPEGLSELQKIAVRFEEKIYTAATNQSDYLRKISLKMLSMESQTKTQQNPGNAQVIPNQNPPGPAPGLPPQGSNPAQSSAIPLMSQQQTRQPNASASVQGSLPSIGQSLPGVSQTSTLQNMSGMPQNTMNSGLAQGAPQDMYAAQRQMAGRQQQQQQQQQAQNQLIYQQQKILMNQKLQQNSLMQPHIQQQQSLLQSTQMQSSQQPMMQMSPGLQPAQSIISQTQPMAMQSATQSGIQQNPLNSVQSVQSLLQQPTQSVMRQQQHPQSMHQQPSLQQTQQIQQPNIPLQQQQPQLMGQQSNLQQNQLMSQQNGAGLPVQSNNLLNMQQTQQMLNQQSMPLHQSQQLAPQGNMSSLHQQQQQQQQNQQQQQQQQQQLLGTTPNVSNSQRMHMLQPAKAMQQPQQQQHAQQPSMGMMQPQSQQNQLQQSQQHMMSQFQSQSNQLQQQLGMQQRLQTSAGMLLQQNNIDQKQYIQAQRGLQEVSSSTSVDSTAQTGHTGAGDLQEELYQMIKSLKDQYFAELNDLYNKISMKIQHVDNHMPAQKSSDQYEKMKNFKALLERTLHFLQVNKSSIQPGFREKIPIYERQIVNILNSQRRKPVPAPGQQQFQQPGGQASGSNISQQHQNSQGLQQHDSHTNQMPQASLPSMSTGVQSSGAPGIQHVPAPQATNFGVSTTQQNVTNAPQAGSNLEGAQGNNFNPVQHGSMGAALQQGSTGPMQGAMNAQQQSSSNLLSNNAMSTMQPNTNSMQANASSLQQLKQQHQEHQIMQSQQMKRQQMLHQQIHQKQLHQSQLPIQQQLQKQQQQGQMQVPQLHSGNDMNELKVRQGAAMKSGMYQQLGQRNYYQQMKQGSAFPISSPQNLQASSPQISHHSPQVDQHNLLQSQIKTGTPLHSANSPFVPSPSPPVAPSPIPVDSDKPLSNLSSLTSTGQAGHQQTSLAHQSQSIAVNTPGISASPLLAEFTSADGSQANVPTQVPTKSNAAERPLDRLLKALRTTQRQSLTAAVSDIGSVVSMIDRIAGSAPGNGSRAAVGEDLVAMTKCRLQARNFITHDGSGTSKKMKRDTSAMPLNVSSPGSVNDSLKQSYSMDTPELQSTATSRVKWQKAEVNHALMEEIQEINQQLIDTELHVSEDDAESFAATSEGAEGMVIRCTFTAVAVSPSLKSMFASAQMSPILPLRLLVPASYPKCSPVLLDKFPDEQSRNSDDLSTKAKSKFGILLRGLAEPMSLREIARTWDACARKVIAEYAQQTGGGSFSSSYGCWESCVGA; encoded by the exons AATGGAGACTCTAAAGAAGCATCTGCCAGTATCAGTGCCTGAGGGGCTGAGTGAGCTTCAAAAAATTGCTGTGCGGTTTGAAGAGAAAATTTATACTGCAGCCACCAACCAG TCTGATTATTTGCGGAAGATTTCTCTGAAAATGCTGTCTATGGAGAGTCAGACAAAGACACAACAGAACCCTGGAAATGCTCAAGTGATTCCAAATCAAAACCCCCCCGGTCCAG CACCTGGCCTTCCTCCACAAGGCAGTAATCCAGCACAATCATCAGCTATCCCGTTGATGTCTCAGCAACAGACACGGCAGCCAAATGCTTCTGCATCTGTTCAAGGTTCTCTCCCTAGTATTGGTCAGAGCTTGCCAGGTGTCAGCCAGACATCCACGCTGCAGAACATGTCTGGCATGCCGCAAAACACCATGAACAGTGGTTTGGCACAAGGTGCTCCACAAGATATGTATGCTGCACAAAGACAAATGGCAGgtaggcagcagcagcagcagcagcagcaacaagcacAGAATCAGTTAATTTATCAGCAGCAGAAAATTTTGATGAACCAGAAATTGCAGCAGAACTCACTTATGCAACCACACATTCAGCAGCAGCAATCTTTATTGCAGTCAACACAGATGCAATCTTCACAGCAGCCCATGATGCAAATGTCACCTGGCCTTCAGCCTGCGCAGTCCATCATTTCACAAACGCAACCCATGGCCATGCAGTCAGCTACTCAGAGTGGCATTCAACAGAATCCTTTGAACTCAGTACAATCTGTGCAATCATTACTCCAGCAGCCTACGCAATCTGTAATGAGGCAGCAGCAACATCCACAGTCCATGCACCAGCAGCCTTCTTTGCAGCAAACTCAGCAAATTCAACAGCCCAACATCCCTTTGCAACAACAGCAACCACAATTAATGGGCCAACAGTCGAATTTACAACAAAATCAGTTAATGAGTCAGCAGAATGGTGCTGGGCTTCCAGTTCAGTCAAATAATCTTTTGAATATGCAGCAGACGCAACAGATGTTGAACCAGCAATCTATGCCCTTGCACCAGTCACAACAATTAGCCCCCCAGGGAAATATGTCAAGtttgcatcagcagcagcaacagcagcagcaaaatcagcagcagcagcagcagcagcagcagcagcttcttgGAACGACGCCTAATGTTTCAAACAGTCAACGAATGCATATGTTACAGCCAGCAAAGGCAATGCAGCAaccacagcagcaacagcatgcTCAGCAGCCATCGATGGGTATGATGCAACCTCAGTCTCAGCAGAACCAGCTTCAGCAATCTCAACAACATATGATGTCACAGTTCCAGTCTCAGTCTAATCAACTGCAACAACAATTGGGAATGCAACAGAGGCTTCAAACTTCAGCTGGCATGCTCTTACAGCAAAATAACATTGATCAAAAGCAATATATTCAGGCTCAGAGGGGCCTTCAAGAAGTTTCATCCAGTA CATCTGTGGATTCCACTGCTCAAACTGGTCATACAGGGGCAGGTGATTTGCAAGAGGAGTTATATCAAATG ATTAAGAGCTTAAAAGACCAGTACTTTGCAGAACTCAATGATTTGTACAATAAAATATCTATGAAGATACAACATGTTGACAACCACATGCCAGCTCAAAAGTCATCAGACCAGTATGAAAAGATGAAGAACTTTAAAGCATTGTTGGAGCGCACATTGCATTTCCTGCAAGTTAACAAGAGCAGCATTCAGCCTGGTTTTAGAGAAAAAATCCCTATATACGAGAGGCAAATTGTCAATATCCTAAATTCTCAAAGAAGGAAGCCTGTGCCAGCACCAGGACAGCAACAGTTTCAGCAACCTGGTGGGCAAGCTTCTGGCTCTAACATTTCACAGCAACACCAGAATTCCCAAGGTTTGCAGCAGCATGATAGTCATACTAATCAGATGCCTCAAGCGAGTTTGCCAAGTATGAGCACAGGAGTGCAGTCCTCTGGTGCACCTGGCATCCAGCATGTACCTGCGCCTCAAGCTACAAACTTTGGTGTTTCAACAACACAGCAAAATGTCACAAATGCACCGCAGGCGGGCTCTAATTTGGAGGGTGCCCAAGGAAATAATTTTAATCCTGTGCAGCATGGTTCAATGGGTGCTGCATTGCAACAGGGAAGCACTGGTCCCATGCAGGGTGCAATGAATGCACAGCAGCAGTCCAGTAGTAACCTGTTATCCAACAATGCGATGAGTACAATGCAACCTAATACCAATTCCATGCAAGCAAATGCAAGCTCATTGCAGCAGCTAAAGCAGCAACATCAGGAGCATCAGATTATGCAAAGTCAGCAAATGAAGCGTCAGCAGATGCTTCATCAACAGATACATCAAAAGCAATTGCATCAATCGCAGCTCCCAATACAGCAACAATTACAGAAACAACAGCAGCAAGGGCAGATGCAGGTTCCACAGCTTCATTCTGGAAATGACATGAACGAGCTAAAGGTCAGGCAAGGAGCTGCAATGAAATCTGGAATGTACCAACAGCTGGGCCAACGCAACTATTATCAGCAGATGAAACAGGGTAGTGCCTTTCCAATTTCTTCTCCACAAAACCTCCAAGCATCATCCCCACAAATTTCGCACCACTCTCCTCAGGTTGATCAGCACAATCTGTTGCAGTCTCAAATCAAGACTGGAACACCATTGCATTCAGCTAACTCACCATTTGTTCCATCTCCATCCCCACCTGTTGCCCCATCTCCTATACCAGTGGATTCAGATAAACCACTCTCCAACTTATCATCACTTACTAGTACTGGGCAGGCTGGACATCAGCAAACTTCCCTTGCACATCAATCGCAATCAATAGCCGTTAACACACCAGGCATTTCTGCGTCACCCTTGCTAGCAGAATTCACAAGTGCTGATGGAAGTCAGGCTAACGTACCTACTCAAGTTCCAACCAAATCAAATGCAGCAGAGAGGCCTCTCGACCGCTTGCTTAAAGCA TTGCGAACAACACAGCGTCAGTCCCTTACTGCTGCTGTTAGCGATATAGGATCTGTCGTGAGTATGATTGACAGGATTGCTGGATCAGCACCTGGTAACGGTTCTAGAGCTGCTGTGGGTGAGGATCTTGTCGCTATGACAAAATGCCGCTTGCAAGCCAGGAACTTCATAACACATGATGGGAGTGGTACATCAAAGAAAATGAAGCGGGACACGAGTGCCATGCCTCTTAATGTGTCATCGCCTGGAAGCGTCAATGATAGCTTGAAGCAATCATATAGCATGGACACTCCTGAGCTACAATCAACTGCAACCTCACGCGTTAAGTGGCAAAAGGCTGAG GTAAACCATGCTCTAATGGAGGAGATTCAGGAGATAAACCAACAGCTCATAGATACAGAGCTCCATGTctccgaagatgatgctgagtcaTTCGCAGCTACATCTGAGGGGGCCGAAGGGATGGTCATTAGATGCACATTTACTGCTGTCGCTGTTAGCCCCAGTTTGAAATCCATGTTTGCTTCGGCTCAGATG AGCCCGATTCTGCCGTTGAGGTTGCTTGTTCCTGCTAGCTACCCCAAATGCTCCCCGGTGCTCCTAGACAAGTTTCCGGATGAACAAAG CAGGAACTCGGATGACCTGTCTACAAAGGCCAAGTCAAAGTTCGGCATATTGCTCCGTGGTCTAGCGGAGCCCATGTCACTGCGAGAAATCGCAAGGACATGGGATGCCTGCGCCCGCAAAGTGATCGCAGAGTATGCCCAGCAAACTGGTGGAGGCAGTTTCAGCTCGAGCTATGGTTGCTGGGAAAGCTGCGTAGGCGCTTGA
- the LOC117859623 gene encoding mediator of RNA polymerase II transcription subunit 15a isoform X2, which yields MDGAANWRPTQGADPAAVAAAGGVDPNAAAPAGGDWRTQLQPEARSRIVNKIMETLKKHLPVSVPEGLSELQKIAVRFEEKIYTAATNQSDYLRKISLKMLSMESQTKTQQNPGNAQVIPNQNPPGPAPGLPPQGSNPAQSSAIPLMSQQQTRQPNASASVQGSLPSIGQSLPGVSQTSTLQNMSGMPQNTMNSGLAQGAPQDMYAAQRQMAGRQQQQQQQQQAQNQLIYQQQKILMNQKLQQNSLMQPHIQQQQSLLQSTQMQSSQQPMMQMSPGLQPAQSIISQTQPMAMQSATQSGIQQNPLNSVQSVQSLLQQPTQSVMRQQQHPQSMHQQPSLQQTQQIQQPNIPLQQQQPQLMGQQSNLQQNQLMSQQNGAGLPVQSNNLLNMQQTQQMLNQQSMPLHQSQQLAPQGNMSSLHQQQQQQQQNQQQQQQQQQQLLGTTPNVSNSQRMHMLQPAKAMQQPQQQQHAQQPSMGMMQPQSQQNQLQQSQQHMMSQFQSQSNQLQQQLGMQQRLQTSAGMLLQQNNIDQKQYIQAQRGLQEVSSSTSVDSTAQTGHTGAGDLQEELYQMIKSLKDQYFAELNDLYNKISMKIQHVDNHMPAQKSSDQYEKMKNFKALLERTLHFLQVNKSSIQPGFREKIPIYERQIVNILNSQRRKPVPAPGQQQFQQPGGQASGSNISQQHQNSQGLQQHDSHTNQMPQASLPSMSTGVQSSGAPGIQHVPAPQATNFGVSTTQQNVTNAPQAGSNLEGAQGNNFNPVQHGSMGAALQQGSTGPMQGAMNAQQQSSSNLLSNNAMSTMQPNTNSMQANASSLQQLKQQHQEHQIMQSQQMKRQQMLHQQIHQKQLHQSQLPIQQQLQKQQQQGQMQVPQLHSGNDMNELKVRQGAAMKSGMYQQLGQRNYYQQMKQGSAFPISSPQNLQASSPQISHHSPQVDQHNLLQSQIKTGTPLHSANSPFVPSPSPPVAPSPIPVDSDKPLSNLSSLTSTGQAGHQQTSLAHQSQSIAVNTPGISASPLLAEFTSADGSQANVPTQVPTKSNAAERPLDRLLKALRTTQRQSLTAAVSDIGSVVSMIDRIAGSAPGNGSRAAVGEDLVAMTKCRLQARNFITHDGSGTSKKMKRDTSAMPLNVSSPGSVNDSLKQSYSMDTPELQSTATSRVKWQKAEVNHALMEEIQEINQQLIDTELHVSEDDAESFAATSEGAEGMVIRCTFTAVAVSPSLKSMFASAQMSPILPLRLLVPASYPKCSPVLLDKFPDEQRNSDDLSTKAKSKFGILLRGLAEPMSLREIARTWDACARKVIAEYAQQTGGGSFSSSYGCWESCVGA from the exons AATGGAGACTCTAAAGAAGCATCTGCCAGTATCAGTGCCTGAGGGGCTGAGTGAGCTTCAAAAAATTGCTGTGCGGTTTGAAGAGAAAATTTATACTGCAGCCACCAACCAG TCTGATTATTTGCGGAAGATTTCTCTGAAAATGCTGTCTATGGAGAGTCAGACAAAGACACAACAGAACCCTGGAAATGCTCAAGTGATTCCAAATCAAAACCCCCCCGGTCCAG CACCTGGCCTTCCTCCACAAGGCAGTAATCCAGCACAATCATCAGCTATCCCGTTGATGTCTCAGCAACAGACACGGCAGCCAAATGCTTCTGCATCTGTTCAAGGTTCTCTCCCTAGTATTGGTCAGAGCTTGCCAGGTGTCAGCCAGACATCCACGCTGCAGAACATGTCTGGCATGCCGCAAAACACCATGAACAGTGGTTTGGCACAAGGTGCTCCACAAGATATGTATGCTGCACAAAGACAAATGGCAGgtaggcagcagcagcagcagcagcagcaacaagcacAGAATCAGTTAATTTATCAGCAGCAGAAAATTTTGATGAACCAGAAATTGCAGCAGAACTCACTTATGCAACCACACATTCAGCAGCAGCAATCTTTATTGCAGTCAACACAGATGCAATCTTCACAGCAGCCCATGATGCAAATGTCACCTGGCCTTCAGCCTGCGCAGTCCATCATTTCACAAACGCAACCCATGGCCATGCAGTCAGCTACTCAGAGTGGCATTCAACAGAATCCTTTGAACTCAGTACAATCTGTGCAATCATTACTCCAGCAGCCTACGCAATCTGTAATGAGGCAGCAGCAACATCCACAGTCCATGCACCAGCAGCCTTCTTTGCAGCAAACTCAGCAAATTCAACAGCCCAACATCCCTTTGCAACAACAGCAACCACAATTAATGGGCCAACAGTCGAATTTACAACAAAATCAGTTAATGAGTCAGCAGAATGGTGCTGGGCTTCCAGTTCAGTCAAATAATCTTTTGAATATGCAGCAGACGCAACAGATGTTGAACCAGCAATCTATGCCCTTGCACCAGTCACAACAATTAGCCCCCCAGGGAAATATGTCAAGtttgcatcagcagcagcaacagcagcagcaaaatcagcagcagcagcagcagcagcagcagcagcttcttgGAACGACGCCTAATGTTTCAAACAGTCAACGAATGCATATGTTACAGCCAGCAAAGGCAATGCAGCAaccacagcagcaacagcatgcTCAGCAGCCATCGATGGGTATGATGCAACCTCAGTCTCAGCAGAACCAGCTTCAGCAATCTCAACAACATATGATGTCACAGTTCCAGTCTCAGTCTAATCAACTGCAACAACAATTGGGAATGCAACAGAGGCTTCAAACTTCAGCTGGCATGCTCTTACAGCAAAATAACATTGATCAAAAGCAATATATTCAGGCTCAGAGGGGCCTTCAAGAAGTTTCATCCAGTA CATCTGTGGATTCCACTGCTCAAACTGGTCATACAGGGGCAGGTGATTTGCAAGAGGAGTTATATCAAATG ATTAAGAGCTTAAAAGACCAGTACTTTGCAGAACTCAATGATTTGTACAATAAAATATCTATGAAGATACAACATGTTGACAACCACATGCCAGCTCAAAAGTCATCAGACCAGTATGAAAAGATGAAGAACTTTAAAGCATTGTTGGAGCGCACATTGCATTTCCTGCAAGTTAACAAGAGCAGCATTCAGCCTGGTTTTAGAGAAAAAATCCCTATATACGAGAGGCAAATTGTCAATATCCTAAATTCTCAAAGAAGGAAGCCTGTGCCAGCACCAGGACAGCAACAGTTTCAGCAACCTGGTGGGCAAGCTTCTGGCTCTAACATTTCACAGCAACACCAGAATTCCCAAGGTTTGCAGCAGCATGATAGTCATACTAATCAGATGCCTCAAGCGAGTTTGCCAAGTATGAGCACAGGAGTGCAGTCCTCTGGTGCACCTGGCATCCAGCATGTACCTGCGCCTCAAGCTACAAACTTTGGTGTTTCAACAACACAGCAAAATGTCACAAATGCACCGCAGGCGGGCTCTAATTTGGAGGGTGCCCAAGGAAATAATTTTAATCCTGTGCAGCATGGTTCAATGGGTGCTGCATTGCAACAGGGAAGCACTGGTCCCATGCAGGGTGCAATGAATGCACAGCAGCAGTCCAGTAGTAACCTGTTATCCAACAATGCGATGAGTACAATGCAACCTAATACCAATTCCATGCAAGCAAATGCAAGCTCATTGCAGCAGCTAAAGCAGCAACATCAGGAGCATCAGATTATGCAAAGTCAGCAAATGAAGCGTCAGCAGATGCTTCATCAACAGATACATCAAAAGCAATTGCATCAATCGCAGCTCCCAATACAGCAACAATTACAGAAACAACAGCAGCAAGGGCAGATGCAGGTTCCACAGCTTCATTCTGGAAATGACATGAACGAGCTAAAGGTCAGGCAAGGAGCTGCAATGAAATCTGGAATGTACCAACAGCTGGGCCAACGCAACTATTATCAGCAGATGAAACAGGGTAGTGCCTTTCCAATTTCTTCTCCACAAAACCTCCAAGCATCATCCCCACAAATTTCGCACCACTCTCCTCAGGTTGATCAGCACAATCTGTTGCAGTCTCAAATCAAGACTGGAACACCATTGCATTCAGCTAACTCACCATTTGTTCCATCTCCATCCCCACCTGTTGCCCCATCTCCTATACCAGTGGATTCAGATAAACCACTCTCCAACTTATCATCACTTACTAGTACTGGGCAGGCTGGACATCAGCAAACTTCCCTTGCACATCAATCGCAATCAATAGCCGTTAACACACCAGGCATTTCTGCGTCACCCTTGCTAGCAGAATTCACAAGTGCTGATGGAAGTCAGGCTAACGTACCTACTCAAGTTCCAACCAAATCAAATGCAGCAGAGAGGCCTCTCGACCGCTTGCTTAAAGCA TTGCGAACAACACAGCGTCAGTCCCTTACTGCTGCTGTTAGCGATATAGGATCTGTCGTGAGTATGATTGACAGGATTGCTGGATCAGCACCTGGTAACGGTTCTAGAGCTGCTGTGGGTGAGGATCTTGTCGCTATGACAAAATGCCGCTTGCAAGCCAGGAACTTCATAACACATGATGGGAGTGGTACATCAAAGAAAATGAAGCGGGACACGAGTGCCATGCCTCTTAATGTGTCATCGCCTGGAAGCGTCAATGATAGCTTGAAGCAATCATATAGCATGGACACTCCTGAGCTACAATCAACTGCAACCTCACGCGTTAAGTGGCAAAAGGCTGAG GTAAACCATGCTCTAATGGAGGAGATTCAGGAGATAAACCAACAGCTCATAGATACAGAGCTCCATGTctccgaagatgatgctgagtcaTTCGCAGCTACATCTGAGGGGGCCGAAGGGATGGTCATTAGATGCACATTTACTGCTGTCGCTGTTAGCCCCAGTTTGAAATCCATGTTTGCTTCGGCTCAGATG AGCCCGATTCTGCCGTTGAGGTTGCTTGTTCCTGCTAGCTACCCCAAATGCTCCCCGGTGCTCCTAGACAAGTTTCCGGATGAACAAAG GAACTCGGATGACCTGTCTACAAAGGCCAAGTCAAAGTTCGGCATATTGCTCCGTGGTCTAGCGGAGCCCATGTCACTGCGAGAAATCGCAAGGACATGGGATGCCTGCGCCCGCAAAGTGATCGCAGAGTATGCCCAGCAAACTGGTGGAGGCAGTTTCAGCTCGAGCTATGGTTGCTGGGAAAGCTGCGTAGGCGCTTGA